From a region of the Candidatus Pantoea bituminis genome:
- the ydgT gene encoding transcription modulator YdgT, with product MTAQDYLLKFRKVNNFESLEKLYDHLNYSLTDDKEIINMYRAADHRRAELTSGGRLYDLGRVPKTVWRYVV from the coding sequence ATGACTGCGCAAGATTACCTGCTTAAATTTCGCAAAGTGAATAATTTTGAAAGCCTGGAAAAGCTTTACGACCATCTCAATTATTCGCTCACCGACGACAAAGAAATTATCAATATGTACCGCGCTGCCGATCATCGACGTGCCGAGCTCACTTCTGGCGGACGTTTATATGATTTGGGCCGCGTACCCAAAACGGTCTGGCGTTACGTGGTTTAA
- a CDS encoding DUF2569 domain-containing protein, with amino-acid sequence MNEQVAVPRIGGWLSLPLAWLIMTLLTTALVMAMYLTPLFNAEWRTTLFSHGSSLLMQWGFSLLTAAAVWLYSLWVCWLFFKRSHRLPRHYVLWLLVTVLLALKTFAFSPVSDAKALQTLLFSLLAAAVFAPYFKRSQRVKATFVQP; translated from the coding sequence ATGAATGAACAGGTTGCTGTGCCGCGTATTGGTGGCTGGTTATCGCTGCCGCTGGCCTGGCTGATCATGACCCTGTTAACCACAGCGCTGGTGATGGCGATGTACCTTACGCCGTTATTTAATGCGGAATGGCGCACCACGCTGTTTTCACACGGCAGCAGTTTATTAATGCAGTGGGGATTTTCTTTGCTGACTGCTGCGGCTGTCTGGTTATACAGCTTGTGGGTTTGCTGGCTGTTCTTTAAACGCTCGCACCGTTTACCCCGTCACTATGTGTTGTGGTTATTGGTTACGGTATTACTGGCACTGAAAACCTTCGCCTTTTCACCCGTTTCAGATGCTAAAGCGCTGCAAACTTTACTGTTTTCCTTGTTAGCCGCAGCGGTATTTGCGCCCTACTTCAAACGTTCTCAACGCGTTAAAGCGACTTTTGTCCAACCGTAA